One Pecten maximus chromosome 16, xPecMax1.1, whole genome shotgun sequence DNA window includes the following coding sequences:
- the LOC117345031 gene encoding gamma-aminobutyric acid receptor-associated protein, whose amino-acid sequence MKWEYKEEHPFEKRRAEGEKIRKKYPDRVPVIVEKAPKARVGDLDKKKYLVPSDLTVGQFYFLIRKRIHLRPEDALFFFVNNVIPPTSATMGSLYQEHHEEDFFLYIAYSDESVYGQ is encoded by the exons ATGAAGTGGGAGTACAAAGAAGAACATCCGTTTGAGAAAAGAAGGGCAGAGGGAGAGAAAATCAGAAAGAAGTATCCCGATCGTGTTCCC GTCATTGTTGAAAAAGCACCCAAGGCAAGAGTTGGTGATTtagataaaaagaaatatctggTACCCTCAGATTTGACTGTTGGACAGTTTTATTTCCTTATTAGAAAGCGGATACACCTGAGGCCAGAAGATGCTCTTTTCTTCTTCGTAAACAATGTGATTCCTCCAACAAGTGCAACAATGGGGTCATTGTACCAG GAGCACCACGAGGAGGATTTTTTCCTGTACATTGCCTACAGTGATGAGAGTGTGTATGGCCAATGA
- the LOC117345029 gene encoding uncharacterized protein LOC117345029 gives MFGNHQIFVILGLLCVSKFTDAILCYGCATSDEDDPCLVNWKGLKKNRIKTTEDNELQPNVKNCTGDRPYCVIEETETRGSLVAFIRDCSDGKTFSVPVPNFRTIIPDNQTECGYNGGYLSCIRLCAGEFCNGPSTAAGVTPNTVTLLLLFQACFLYKMLIE, from the exons ATGTTTGGAAACCATCAAATATTTGTGATTCTTGGGCTTCTGTGTGTCTCCAAATTTACAG ATGCCATCCTGTGCTATGGGTGTGCTACCTCCGACGAAGATGACCCATGTTTGGTTAACTGGAAGGGTTTGAAGAAAAATAGAATCAAGACTACGGAAGATAATGAACTTCAACCAAATGTTAAGAACTGTACGGGAGATCGGCCGTACTGTGTAATAGAGGAGACCGAGACAAGAG GTAGCCTTGTCGCCTTCATTCGTGACTGCTCTGACGGAAAAACATTCTCCGTCCCCGTTCCCAATTTTAGAACGATAATTCCGGACAATCAAACAGAGTGTGGTTATAATGGCGGATATCTTTCCTGTATTCGTCTGTGTGCCGGTGAATTTTGTAATGGACCCTCGACAGCTGCTGGAGTGACGCCAAATACAGTTACACTCTTGTTATTATTTCAAGCTTGTTTCctatataaaatgttaattgaatga